The Dunckerocampus dactyliophorus isolate RoL2022-P2 chromosome 13, RoL_Ddac_1.1, whole genome shotgun sequence genome window below encodes:
- the adi1 gene encoding acireductone dioxygenase, which yields MGIEAWYMDTSDEDQRKPHKLNPNQPVSLETLKNIGVCHWKLNADIYDDDPELQLIRKEQGYSYMDIVTVEKSALPNYEEMLKVFYQEHIHLDDEIRYILDGQAYFDVRDKDDRWIRIAMRKGDLITLPAGIYHRFTLDETNYTKAMRLFVGKPIWKCYNRPADDLEIRKKYVSSLQEPLEEEDTI from the exons ATGGGGATAGAAGCCTGGTACATGGACACCTCTGATGAAGACCAGAGAAAACCGCACAAGCTTAACCCGAATCAGCCCGTTTCGTTGGAGACATTGAAAAACATCGGTGTTTGTCACTGGAAG CTGAATGCAGACATCTATGATGACGACCCAGAGCTGCAGCTTATCAGGAAGGAGCAAGGCTACTCTTACATGGACATCGTCACGGTTGAGAAGAGCGCACTGCCAAATTATGAGGAGATG TTAAAGGTGTTCTATCAGGAACACATCCATTTGGATGATGAGATCCGCTACATCCTTGATGGCCAGGCGTATTTCGACGTCAGGGACAAAGACGATCGCTGGATAAGAATCGCCATGCGCAAGGGTGACCTGATTACCCTGCCAGCCGGCATATACCACCGCTTCACACTGGACGAGACA AACTACACTAAGGCCATGAGGCTGTTTGTGGGGAAGCCGATATGGAAATGCTACAACCGGCCAGCGGATGACCTCGAGATTCGAAAGAAGTATGTGTCTTCTCTGCAGGAACCGCTAGAAGAGGAAGATACCATATGA
- the marcksl1a gene encoding MARCKS-related protein 1-A, translating into MGATMSKGDLAVEGKAAAADPAAAKANGQENGHVKTNGDVSAKPDGEVAAVDGNGTAEPAKEGEAGAGDAIEPAPATDGEAAKTEGEAPKEGKKKKKFSLKNSFKFKGISLKKNKKGSEEAKEEATSPAGEEKPEENGHTAKETKEETPAADAKEGEAAAAPEEEAKVAEEAPVTEAAPVEEAAAPAAAAAPAEDTTPAAPEGDASAE; encoded by the exons atgggagcCACCATGTCCAAGGGAGATTTAGCTGTCGAGGGGAAAGCCGCCGCTGCAGACCCTGCGGCAGCCAAAGCCAATGGCCAG GAGAACGGCCATGTCAAAACCAATGGGGACGTGTCAGCCAAGCCTGATGGGGAAGTGGCTGCTGTAGACGGCAACGGAACAGCCGAGCCAGCCAAGGAAGGAGAGGCCGGCGCCGGAGACGCCATTGAGCCTGCCCCTGCGACTGATGGGGAGGCCGCTAAAACCGAGGGCGAGGCCCCCAAGGAAggcaagaagaaaaagaagttcTCTCTGAAGAACTCCTTCAAGTTCAAGGGTATTtctctgaagaaaaacaagaagggcAGCGAGGAGGCCAAGGAGGAGGCCACCTCCCCCGCAGGCGAGGAGAAGCCTGAGGAGAATGGCCATACTGCCAAGGAAACCAAAGAGGAGACGCCAGCTGCCGACGCCAAAGAAGGCGAGGCAGCCGCAGCCCCTGAGGAAGAGGCCAAGGTGGCCGAGGAGGCCCCGGTCACAGAGGCTGCCCCGGTTGaggaggctgctgcccccgccgcCGCTGCCGCCCCAGCTGAGGACACGACACCTGCGGCCCCCGAGGGTGACGCCAGTGCAGAGTGA